The Anastrepha ludens isolate Willacy chromosome 2, idAnaLude1.1, whole genome shotgun sequence genome contains a region encoding:
- the LOC128855327 gene encoding CLK4-associating serine/arginine rich protein has product MWHEARKQERRIRGMIVDYRKRAERRQDFYEKIQADPTQFIQVHGRRCKIHLDPATAAAGDGAAIIVPWQGQQDNLIDRFDVRAHLDYIPPVPKANEAESSEPSVEERQCNYERYRILAQNDFLNVTEEKFLHQLYLEEQFGASAQLEASERSSSKKKQAKSGATIGYIYEEGQTSTAVGSHAFHPSSQEKTSGKSEKGSDSESDSDMDMDVSIDISKLDTSQAHELNACGRNYGMVSNDFYSYLTKDADEAEALRIAREEEQEKMLLSGRKSRRERRAQKERRIACRPFSPPSYAAKEDVGKKDKDDESDSRSPSPDPNAGKITYITSFGGEDELQPHSKISISIGRTPQTLGESCAGVSAATGASNPQATYAQKVKENLEKLKQLNEGSKRSTAVGKTHRSSRSRSRSRKRSHSRSHSRRRSKRRSRERRRRVYSRSRSRSRTRSRVRSQSRSRRHRHRRSRSIAYERSRRKRRSRRSSTTSNSRSRSRTRSRGGHGAPHKRRYRSSSSSSHCSRRSRYRSASSGSRHSERKRKRNSKQRKSPLECAHPRTRTRSTSLTKSRIMPISDSSITTSQNLAKTKVPIPTPVTTVTSLSSAATPMVSYPLSTRINAICTAVAAAAKAPPPPPPPVSTTAIVQATSETGSVSTMNLLPQVVEPPPPPLKRYYGRKRGDDSSDSDSDSASDTNADDKDTAKQHTTISGDGNDSEERMDVDTTSERSNPLPSSSTPTTGKQTGKYSTTAPAKTNPSFSNATETKVSSLSTPQGSSRLNLRERLKRKMQNLLNKQYKADKRAEIEKWQRERQLQQEREDEMREMALKLRRRQRELRHRYGTPSSGKDSDSDTSEALKSAQQPTQRRSKSVSSDSASVPATEKQQSQSHQQITSRGSDEQSQEQHHSTVAHYHHRPVQRSSSREHAHRSRSRSQSYYQSQRSAAPKRRSRSRSRNRRSASRRRRRSVSRSRWQRDTSRERASRHQRTQRYDDRERERDRDRDRDRGRRSRSRNDPRSRESGRERERNRDRERERERDRDRERDKERNRDSERDKDRDKERHQREAASYRQETTTGSGSNANNSNRNRIVISAPPKLKKLVDY; this is encoded by the exons ATGTGGCACGAAGCACGCAAACAAGAACGCCGCATACGCGGCATGATTGTGGATTACCGTAAACGTGCGGAACGCCGACAGGACTTTTACGAGAAAATT CAAGCGGACCCAACACAGTTCATACAAGTTCATGGCCGGCGTTGTAAAATTCATCTTGATCCAGCCACCGCTGCTGCCGGCGACGGAGCCGCCATCAT TGTACCTTGGCAAGGTCAACAAGACAATCTAATCGATCGCTTTGATGTTCGCGCTCATCTGGACTATATTCCACCAGTACCAAAAGCAAATGAAGCAGAAAGTTCTGAACCATCTGTAGAAGAACGACAGTGTAATTATGAACGGTATCGCATTTTGGCACAAAATGATTTCCTAAACGTGACGGAAGAAAAATTTCTCCATCAACTTTACCTAGAGGAGCAATTTGGAGCAAGTGCCCAGCTAGAGGCTAGTGAACGTAGTTCAAGTAAAAAGAAACAAGCAAAGAGTGGTGCTACCATCggatacatatatgaagaaggTCAGACATCAACGGCAGTAGGCAGTCACGCGTTTCATCCTTCCTCTCAAGAAAAAACATCCGGTAAATCAGAAAAAGGGTCCGACTCGGAGTCTGATTCTGACATGGATATGGATGTTTCAATAGACATTTCCAAATTGGATACGTCACAAGCACACGAGTTGAATGCATGCGGTCGTAATTATGGCATGGTAAGCAATGACTTTTATTCCTACCTAACAAAGGATGCAGATGAAGCTGAAGCACTACGCATTGCACGCGAGGAAGAACAAGAAAAGATGCTATTAAGCGGCCGCAAGTCTCGTCGTGAGCGTAGGGCACAAAAAGAGCGACGAATCGCTTGCCGTCCTTTTAGTCCCCCCAGTTATGCAGCAAAGGAAGATGTCGGCAAAAAAGACAAAGATGATGAGAGTGATTCACGTTCACCATCGCCTGACCCTAATGCGGGAAAAATTACATACATCACCTCTTTTGGAGGAGAAGACGAACTACAACCACATTCGAAAATTTCTATTAGCATTGGTCGAACACCACAAACCTTAGGGGAATCATGCGCTGGTGTGTCAGCAGCAACTGGTGCTTCAAATCCTCAAGCGACTTACGCACAAAAGGTAAAGGAGAATTTGGAGAAACTGAAGCAGTTGAATGAAGGTTCGAAACGTTCAACGGCGGTAGGAAAGACTCATCGCTCCAGTCGATCACGCAGCCGTTCACGGAAACGGTCACACAGCAGAAGTCACAGTCGGCGAAGGAGTAAAAGACGCAGTCGTGAACGACGAAGGCGAGTCTACTCGCGTTCAAGATCACGTTCACGCACTCGGTCACGTGTTCGTAGTCAAAGTCGTAGCAGGCGACATCGTCATAGAAGGTCACGTTCTATAGCCTATGAGCGATCCAGGCGCAAAAGACGCTCTAGACGCTCGAGTACTACATCAAATTCACGTTCCCGATCACGTACACGGTCACGTGGTGGACACGGCGCACCACATAAACGGCGCTATAGATCGAGTAGCAGTTCTTCACACTGTTCCAGGCGAAGCAGGTATCGATCTGCATCTAGCGGTAGCCGACATTCGGAGCGAAAACGTAAACGAAACTCCAAACAGCGAAAGTCACCATTGGAGTGTGCACATCCACGTACCCGCACACGGTCTACATCCCTTACAAAATCGCGTATTATGCCAATAAGTGATAGTAGTATTACCACATCACAGAATTTGGCTAAAACTAAAGTACCTATTCCGACCCCAGTCACTACTGTCACTTCGCTGAGTTCCGCTGCCACGCCCATGGTCAGTTATCCATTATCAACACGCATAAATGCGATATGCACTgcagttgctgctgctgctaaagCTCCACCGCCTCCTCCACCACCAGTATCGACCACGGCTATCGTACAAGCCACAAGCGAAACTGGTAGCGTATCCACAATGAATTTATTACCTCAAGTGGTGGAACCACCGCCACCACCGCTTAAACGTTACTATGGACGCAAACGTGGCGATGATTCATCGGACTCCGATAGTGATTCTGCATCAGACACGAATGCGGACGATAAAGACACCGCGAAACAGCATACCACCATCAGCGGCGACGGAAATGACAGCGAGGAACGCATGGATGTGGATACTAC CTCTGAACGTTCCAACCCTTTGCCATCATCATCGACGCCAACTACTGGTAAACAAACAGGCAAATATAGCACTACTGCTCCGGCGAAAACCAATCCAAGTTTTTCTAATGCTACCGAAACCAAA GTCTCGTCCTTATCAACGCCACAGGGTAGCAGTCGCTTGAATTTGCGAGAGCGACTAAAACggaaaatgcaaaatttgctGAACAAGCAAT ACAAAGCGGATAAACGTGCTGAAATCGAGAAATGGCAACGTGAACGGCAACTGCAACAGGAGCGCGAGGACGAAATGCGCGAAATGGCACTAAAGCTAAGACGAAG GCAGCGCGAACTGCGGCATCGTTACGGTACGCCATCAAGCGGAAAGGATTCTGATAGTGATACATCGGAAGCATTGAAATCAGCACAACAGCCAACACAACGGCGCAGCAAATCGGTGAGCAGTGACAGCGCTTCAGTTCCGGCAACGGAAAAGCAACAGTCGCAAAGTCATCAGCAAATCACCAGCCGTGGGAGCGATGAACAGTCTCAAGAGCAGCATCATTCAACCGTAGCACATTATCATCATAGACCGGTGCAACGTAGTAGCAGTAGAGAGCATGCGCATCGTTCGCGCAGTCGCAGCCAGTCCTACTATCAATCGCAACGATCAGCTGCGCCTAAGCGACGCTCGCGTTCACGTTCGCGTAATCGTCGCAGCGCATCACGGCGTCGGCGTCGAAGTGTATCACGCTCGCGCTGGCAGCGTGACACTAGTCGCGAACGTGCATCACGTCATCAACGCACTCAGCGCTACGATGATCGTGAGCGAGAGAGGGATAGAGACAGAGATCGGGATCGCGGTAGACGTTCACGTTCGCGAAATGATCCACGTTCACGGGAAAGTGGTCGCGAGCGAGAAAGGAATAGAGACCGGGAACGGGAACGCGAGCGTGATCGTGATCGTGAACGCGACAAAGAGAGAAATCGAGATAGTGAAAGAGATAAAGATAGGGACAAAGAACGCCATCAACGTGAAGCTGCTAGCTACAGACAGGAAACAACTACCGGCAGCGGTAGTAATGCAAATAATAGTAATAGAAACCGTATTGTCATATCGGCGCCGCCAAAACTGAAGAAACTCGTTGATTACTAG